The following coding sequences are from one Prochlorococcus sp. MIT 0604 window:
- the recG gene encoding ATP-dependent DNA helicase RecG has product MTTSGNNNKLIKDWIRPLQKSLTIETENKFINTFGREKFFNDYLHESLKKLDYLNLSDEYLRIFYEFSSKYNEYNKLDENQRKRLIIDTRKNLYKLGKTLEIESSNNISYKIFLNNADSSLSFDSDISLIKNVGKVYKNKLNELGIFHIKDLINYFPRTYLDYTNRVKIINLKPDNLYTCIANIKRFYIYKSKKNSNLSIMNFVVSDETSSIKVTKFFLGRRFRSYSFFSSQKSLYAPGTKLAISGKVKLTEYGKTFVDPQIEILKDNNDNFNFSGKILPLYSLGEALSNMSFIKLMKKVLIYAKQCPEILNKKQLDSLSLLSKGESLINIHFPPTQQALIDSKKRLVFDELFLLQIKFLLRKRKTNKNVTSQQLPQKKSLLKEFLNTFPFELTKSQVNVLSEIKKDLSNPVPMSRLLQGDVGSGKTIIAIASLLLVIEKNLQGAFMVPTEVLAEQHYKNLLKYLNPLLVSVELLTGNTPQKKRKEIFSNLKNGLVDILVGTHALFEDKVIFNALGMVVIDEQHRFGVTQRNRLLNKGENTNLLSMTATPIPRTLALSIYGDLDVSQITELPPGRVPITTKIISEDDLTNLFKIVEDEINKGKQAYVILPLIEDSEKMNLSSAKKIFKHLSEEIFFNKKVGLLHGKLSSQEKNEVINSFLKNEINILVSTTVIEVGIDVPNATIMIIYNSDRFGLSQLHQLRGRVGRGSTKSFCYLVTPDKNGLENKRLCVLQKSNDGFYIAEKDLELRGPGQILGYRQSGLPDFVLDNLPNNKFLIDKAREEAIKIVSDDPDLKENIVLRNILIDNSDNKFIHDFLN; this is encoded by the coding sequence GTGACTACTAGCGGAAATAATAATAAATTAATTAAAGATTGGATAAGACCTCTACAAAAGTCTCTAACTATTGAAACTGAAAACAAATTTATTAATACTTTTGGAAGAGAAAAATTTTTCAATGATTATTTGCATGAATCATTGAAAAAATTAGATTATCTAAATCTCTCAGACGAATATTTGAGGATATTTTATGAATTTTCTTCAAAATATAATGAATATAATAAATTAGATGAAAATCAAAGAAAAAGATTAATTATTGATACAAGAAAAAATCTTTATAAACTTGGTAAAACTCTAGAAATAGAAAGTTCTAATAATATTTCTTATAAAATTTTTCTGAATAATGCTGATTCAAGTTTGTCTTTTGATTCAGATATTTCATTAATAAAAAATGTTGGGAAAGTTTATAAAAATAAGCTTAATGAATTAGGGATATTTCATATAAAGGATCTAATTAATTATTTCCCGAGAACATATTTAGACTATACGAATAGAGTTAAGATAATTAATTTAAAACCAGATAATTTATATACGTGCATCGCAAATATTAAAAGATTTTATATTTATAAAAGTAAAAAGAATAGTAATTTATCAATAATGAATTTTGTAGTTTCTGATGAAACGTCTTCAATAAAGGTTACAAAATTTTTTTTAGGAAGAAGATTTAGATCTTACTCCTTCTTCTCATCTCAGAAATCTTTGTATGCTCCTGGTACTAAATTAGCAATTTCCGGTAAGGTTAAATTAACAGAGTATGGCAAAACTTTTGTAGATCCGCAGATTGAAATTCTTAAGGATAATAATGATAATTTTAATTTCTCAGGCAAAATATTACCCTTGTATTCATTAGGTGAAGCATTATCAAATATGAGTTTTATAAAACTTATGAAAAAGGTACTAATTTATGCAAAGCAATGTCCAGAAATTTTAAATAAAAAGCAACTTGATTCATTATCTTTATTATCTAAAGGAGAGTCGTTGATTAATATTCATTTTCCACCAACTCAACAGGCACTTATTGATTCAAAAAAACGTTTGGTTTTTGATGAGTTGTTCCTACTGCAAATAAAGTTTCTACTTAGAAAAAGAAAGACGAACAAAAATGTAACTTCCCAACAATTACCTCAAAAGAAATCTTTACTAAAAGAATTTTTAAATACTTTTCCTTTTGAATTAACAAAATCTCAAGTAAATGTTTTAAGTGAAATCAAGAAAGATTTATCTAATCCCGTACCAATGTCTAGATTGCTTCAGGGAGATGTGGGAAGCGGTAAAACCATAATTGCAATAGCGTCTCTTTTACTTGTCATTGAAAAAAACCTTCAAGGTGCATTTATGGTCCCAACAGAGGTATTGGCAGAACAGCATTATAAAAATTTATTAAAATATTTGAATCCCCTTTTAGTTTCTGTTGAACTACTTACTGGGAATACTCCTCAAAAAAAGAGAAAAGAAATTTTTTCTAATTTGAAAAATGGATTAGTTGATATCCTCGTAGGCACTCATGCATTATTTGAGGATAAAGTTATCTTTAATGCATTAGGTATGGTCGTAATTGATGAACAACATAGATTTGGAGTTACTCAAAGAAATAGATTACTAAATAAAGGAGAAAATACTAACTTGTTATCAATGACAGCAACCCCAATTCCAAGAACCCTTGCACTCTCTATCTATGGAGATTTAGATGTGAGTCAAATTACAGAGCTCCCTCCTGGGAGAGTTCCAATAACAACTAAAATAATTTCAGAAGATGATTTAACTAACTTGTTTAAGATTGTTGAAGATGAGATCAATAAGGGAAAGCAAGCTTATGTGATTTTGCCACTTATAGAAGATTCAGAAAAAATGAATTTAAGCTCCGCAAAGAAAATATTCAAACATTTATCAGAAGAGATCTTTTTTAACAAAAAAGTGGGATTATTGCATGGCAAATTAAGTTCACAAGAAAAGAATGAAGTAATTAATTCTTTTTTAAAGAATGAAATTAATATATTGGTTTCAACCACAGTAATTGAGGTTGGCATTGATGTGCCTAACGCCACAATTATGATTATTTATAATTCGGACAGATTTGGATTGTCCCAGCTACATCAATTAAGGGGGAGAGTTGGTAGAGGATCAACAAAATCTTTTTGTTATCTGGTAACCCCCGATAAAAATGGATTAGAAAATAAACGACTTTGTGTTTTGCAAAAATCTAATGATGGCTTTTATATTGCTGAAAAAGACTTGGAGCTTAGAGGACCAGGTCAGATTTTAGGATATAGACAATCCGGATTGCCTGATTTTGTACTGGACAATTTACCTAACAATAAATTTCTTATTGATAAGGCTCGTGAAGAGGCTATTAAGATTGTTAGTGATGATCCTGACTTAAAAGAAAATATTGTTTTAAGGAATATACTTATTGATAATTCTGATAATAAATTCATTCATGATTTCTTAAATTGA